The Clostridium chauvoei genome has a window encoding:
- a CDS encoding Asp23/Gls24 family envelope stress response protein has protein sequence MENMNNEANLGIVKISDEVVSVIAGIAAGEIKGIVEGQQAISNNISHLLKGKKSVGKNIKVTLNEDSAVIDLSVAVEYGIKIPEVVSLVQENVKKTVEAMTGLKVDSVNISVQSIYLPRNEKQECKED, from the coding sequence ATGGAAAATATGAACAATGAGGCAAACCTTGGAATTGTAAAAATTTCAGATGAAGTAGTAAGTGTAATAGCTGGAATTGCTGCTGGTGAAATTAAAGGTATAGTTGAAGGTCAACAAGCCATTAGTAACAACATATCACATTTATTAAAAGGTAAGAAAAGCGTAGGAAAAAATATTAAAGTTACATTAAATGAAGACAGTGCAGTAATAGATTTAAGTGTAGCTGTAGAGTATGGAATTAAGATACCAGAAGTAGTAAGCTTAGTACAAGAAAATGTAAAGAAAACAGTAGAAGCAATGACAGGATTAAAAGTAGATTCTGTAAACATAAGTGTTCAAAGCATTTACTTACCTAGAAACGAAAAACAAGAATGTAAGGAAGATTAA
- a CDS encoding TlyA family RNA methyltransferase, giving the protein MAAKKERLDILLVDKGIFTSRERAKTNIMAGKIFVDGQRVDKAGEKVSVDADIIFKGQEIPYVSRGGLKLEKAMKEFNIGLQDKVCMDIGASTGGFTDCMLQNGAKKVFSVDVGYGQFAWKLRTDDRVVCMERTNIRYVTPEDIGEKLDFASIDVSFISLRKIMPATLNLLKDNGEVVALIKPQFEAGREKVGKKGVVRDINVHKEVVTTIVEFLIKENINILGVSYSPIKGPEGNIEYLVYFTKDQDKESKFTMEDIDIVVGASHEAL; this is encoded by the coding sequence ATGGCAGCAAAAAAAGAACGATTAGATATACTTCTAGTTGATAAAGGAATATTTACATCAAGAGAAAGAGCAAAAACTAATATAATGGCTGGAAAGATATTTGTAGATGGCCAAAGAGTTGATAAAGCAGGAGAAAAGGTTAGCGTAGATGCAGATATAATTTTTAAAGGTCAAGAAATTCCTTATGTTAGTAGAGGTGGCTTAAAGTTAGAAAAAGCTATGAAAGAATTTAATATAGGATTGCAAGACAAAGTATGCATGGATATAGGTGCTTCTACAGGTGGATTTACTGATTGTATGCTTCAAAATGGCGCTAAAAAGGTATTTTCAGTAGATGTTGGGTATGGTCAATTTGCATGGAAGCTTAGAACTGATGATAGAGTAGTGTGTATGGAAAGAACCAACATAAGATATGTTACTCCAGAAGACATAGGAGAAAAGTTAGATTTTGCATCTATTGATGTTTCATTTATTTCTTTAAGAAAGATAATGCCTGCAACATTAAATTTACTAAAAGATAACGGTGAAGTTGTTGCTTTAATAAAGCCACAATTTGAAGCTGGTAGAGAAAAAGTAGGTAAAAAAGGTGTAGTTAGAGATATAAATGTTCATAAAGAAGTTGTAACAACTATCGTAGAATTTTTAATTAAAGAAAATATTAATATTCTTGGTGTTAGTTATTCACCTATAAAAGGTCCAGAAGGAAATATAGAGTATTTAGTTTATTTTACTAAGGATCAAGATAAAGAATCTAAATTTACAATGGAAGATATAGACATAGTTGTTGGAGCATCTCATGAAGCGCTTTAA
- a CDS encoding SpoIIIAH-like family protein produces MTKKQFGIIFTLMALIVCVGVLSAKLNKNGLSDPTDFSQVLSEDTVGDKKDDANKKEEKKEEKKDKQTLSTQDYFYNIKSEKEQQSAATKQQLNAIISDPNTSQQQKDVATNELTEKTMLEDKEGRIELSVKNKGFEDALCFIEGNNVRVVVKADEVSEADNAVIQEIVEDISSISDVIIEKK; encoded by the coding sequence ATGACAAAAAAACAATTTGGAATTATTTTCACACTAATGGCTCTTATAGTATGTGTAGGAGTGTTATCAGCAAAACTAAACAAAAATGGATTAAGTGATCCAACAGATTTTAGTCAAGTATTATCAGAGGATACAGTTGGAGATAAGAAAGATGATGCAAACAAAAAAGAAGAAAAGAAAGAAGAGAAAAAAGATAAACAAACTTTAAGTACTCAAGATTATTTTTATAACATAAAAAGTGAGAAGGAACAACAATCAGCAGCAACTAAACAACAATTAAATGCTATAATATCTGATCCTAACACTTCTCAACAACAAAAAGATGTAGCAACTAATGAATTAACAGAAAAGACAATGCTTGAAGATAAAGAAGGAAGAATTGAATTAAGTGTTAAAAATAAAGGCTTTGAAGATGCGTTATGCTTTATTGAAGGAAATAATGTTAGAGTAGTTGTTAAAGCTGACGAAGTATCAGAAGCAGATAATGCAGTTATTCAAGAAATAGTAGAAGACATTTCATCAATAAGTGATGTAATAATCGAAAAGAAATAA
- the xseA gene encoding exodeoxyribonuclease VII large subunit: MKIKTLSVSEVNNYIKKTLDNDFILNNLSVKGEISNLKYHTSGHIYFSLKDSNGKLNCIMFRNRAMELDFDLEEGMEVTVKCRCSIYPGNGSLQLYIDEISKDGLGALYIKFEKLKAKLLKEGYFDEEYKKPVPSMPLRIGVITSETGAVIKDIINVTRRRNKMVDIVLYPANVQGNDAYKSIIKGLKFFNNKRNVDVIIVGRGGGSLEELWNFNEEELAIEIFKSNIPVVSAVGHEVDYTISDFVSDLRAATPSQAAEIVVPIESEIKQELIDIKYRLNELIENKFIQEKYKVENLKKILNLNTPMSKVANAYMEIDSIKNRLNISMLNKINNEKLKLESLNDILNAHNPVNILQKGYTIVEKDGKIISSKNELIGNDEIKILFKDGFLNGTFTSIK, from the coding sequence ATGAAGATTAAAACATTGTCAGTTTCAGAAGTGAATAATTATATAAAAAAGACATTAGATAATGATTTTATTTTAAATAATCTCTCTGTAAAGGGAGAGATTTCTAATTTAAAATATCATACAAGTGGACATATATATTTTTCATTAAAGGATTCTAATGGTAAATTAAATTGTATAATGTTTAGAAATAGAGCTATGGAATTAGATTTTGACTTAGAAGAAGGAATGGAGGTTACTGTTAAATGCAGATGTTCAATTTATCCAGGTAACGGATCATTACAACTGTATATAGATGAAATTTCTAAAGATGGATTAGGAGCATTATATATAAAATTTGAAAAATTAAAAGCAAAACTATTAAAAGAAGGATATTTTGATGAAGAATATAAGAAACCTGTGCCTTCTATGCCTTTAAGAATAGGAGTTATAACTTCTGAAACTGGTGCTGTTATTAAGGATATAATAAATGTAACTAGAAGAAGAAATAAAATGGTTGATATAGTTTTATATCCAGCTAATGTTCAAGGAAATGATGCTTATAAAAGCATAATAAAAGGTTTAAAGTTTTTTAACAATAAAAGAAATGTAGATGTTATAATAGTAGGAAGAGGTGGAGGTTCTTTAGAGGAACTTTGGAATTTTAATGAAGAGGAATTAGCCATCGAAATATTTAAATCTAACATTCCAGTAGTTTCAGCTGTAGGTCATGAGGTTGATTACACCATATCTGATTTTGTAAGTGATTTAAGAGCGGCAACACCATCACAAGCAGCAGAGATAGTTGTTCCAATAGAAAGTGAAATAAAACAAGAATTAATAGATATAAAATATAGATTAAATGAATTAATAGAAAATAAATTTATACAAGAAAAGTATAAAGTAGAAAACTTAAAGAAAATATTAAACCTAAATACGCCTATGTCTAAGGTAGCAAATGCCTATATGGAGATAGATAGTATAAAAAATAGATTAAATATTAGTATGTTAAATAAGATTAATAACGAAAAACTTAAGCTAGAATCATTAAATGATATTTTAAATGCTCATAACCCAGTAAATATATTGCAAAAAGGTTATACAATTGTAGAGAAAGATGGAAAGATAATTTCATCCAAAAATGAGCTAATAGGAAATGATGAAATAAAAATCTTATTTAAAGATGGATTCTTAAATGGAACATTTACATCTATAAAGTAA
- the xseB gene encoding exodeoxyribonuclease VII small subunit — protein MAKKETYNDMLEKLQEVLKNLEEKELNLEESMKEYEAGVKLVNKLYKTLNSLEGKLMVIKDNTEVETTIGNDN, from the coding sequence ATGGCTAAAAAAGAAACTTATAATGATATGTTAGAAAAGCTTCAGGAAGTTTTGAAAAATTTAGAAGAAAAAGAACTTAATTTAGAGGAATCTATGAAAGAATATGAAGCAGGTGTTAAGCTTGTAAATAAGTTATATAAAACATTGAATTCTTTAGAAGGAAAGTTAATGGTAATAAAAGATAATACAGAGGTGGAAACAACAATTGGAAATGATAATTAA
- a CDS encoding bifunctional methylenetetrahydrofolate dehydrogenase/methenyltetrahydrofolate cyclohydrolase produces the protein MGQMINGKEIALKIKGDIKKYIKNREDKGLKAPKIASILVGNDGGSIYYMNNQEKVATSLNCGFEKIILEDTIKEEDLINVIENLNNDESFQGIMLQLPLPKNLDEKKIISHISPRKDIDCLTYESQGKLYMGEKGFLPCTPNSVITLLESLNIKLQGKEVVVLGRSNIVGKPVAQLLLNKNATVTICHSKTNNLKEVCKRADILIVAIGKPKFITKEYIKDGAIIIDVGTSSFEGKITGDVNFEDVVEKASFITPVPGGVGALTTTLLIKNACEAMENNED, from the coding sequence ATGGGACAAATGATAAATGGTAAAGAAATTGCTTTAAAAATAAAAGGTGATATAAAAAAATACATAAAAAATAGAGAAGACAAGGGGCTTAAAGCTCCAAAGATAGCATCTATACTTGTAGGTAATGATGGTGGATCAATTTACTATATGAATAATCAAGAAAAGGTTGCTACATCATTAAATTGTGGATTTGAAAAAATAATATTAGAAGATACTATTAAAGAAGAAGACCTTATTAATGTTATAGAAAACTTAAATAATGATGAAAGTTTTCAAGGAATAATGTTACAACTTCCATTACCTAAAAATTTAGATGAGAAAAAAATAATTTCTCATATATCTCCTAGAAAAGATATAGATTGCTTAACATATGAAAGTCAAGGAAAGTTATATATGGGTGAAAAAGGCTTTTTACCATGCACACCTAATTCAGTAATAACTTTATTAGAAAGTTTAAATATAAAATTGCAAGGAAAAGAAGTCGTAGTATTAGGTAGAAGTAATATAGTAGGAAAGCCAGTTGCACAATTATTACTAAATAAGAACGCAACTGTTACAATTTGTCATTCAAAAACAAATAATTTAAAAGAAGTGTGTAAAAGAGCAGATATACTTATAGTTGCTATAGGAAAGCCTAAGTTTATAACTAAAGAATATATAAAAGATGGAGCAATTATAATTGATGTTGGAACATCATCTTTTGAAGGTAAAATAACAGGAGACGTTAACTTTGAAGATGTAGTAGAAAAAGCATCATTTATAACACCAGTTCCAGGTGGAGTAGGAGCGTTAACTACAACACTATTAATTAAAAATGCATGTGAGGCTATGGAAAACAATGAAGATTAA
- the dxs gene encoding 1-deoxy-D-xylulose-5-phosphate synthase, translated as MGRLLEMIKSPEDVKKLSIVELEVLAGELREFLIDSVSKTGGHLASNLGVVELTISLFKNLNLDKDKIVWDVGHQSYVHKILTGRRDGFKTLRQFNGMSGFPKKCESKYDSFQTGHSSTSISAALGMARARDVMGKDNHVVAVIGDGALTGGMALEALNDVGFNKTKMIVILNDNQMSISHNVGGLSLHLNNLRMEPRYNKLKSDINETLNTSNTGKKLAHYISRFKDSVKQFIVPSMLFEDMGLKYIGPIDGHNIKLMNEVIKKAKEIEEPVIIHVMTNKGKGYDLAEQNPNKFHGVSPFDLESGESYIHKSKNYSKVFGDAMINLAKKDNRIVAITAAMPDGTGLKDFAKEFPNRFFDVGIAEEHATTLAAGMATEGIRPVFAVYSTFLQRAFDQVIHDVCIQELPVVFAIDRAGIVGEDGETHQGIFDLSYLSQIPNMNILAPKHLDEMEIMLQWAVNSNKPVAIRYPRGGDIDTSLEPIKEVKYGKWEKISNGEKIAIISVGKMTQHAIKAKEILLKSGINPLIIGATFIKPLDTEMLKELVIKGYNIVTIEDNIIKGGFGSYVLSAIYELGFNKKFKAIGYEDKFIPHGEVGLLYKEEKLDAEGIAETILKL; from the coding sequence ATGGGAAGATTATTAGAAATGATAAAATCTCCAGAAGATGTAAAAAAATTATCAATAGTAGAGTTAGAAGTTTTAGCTGGAGAATTAAGAGAATTTTTAATTGATAGTGTTTCAAAAACTGGTGGACATTTAGCTTCAAATCTTGGGGTGGTAGAATTAACAATCAGTTTGTTTAAAAATTTAAATTTAGATAAAGATAAAATTGTTTGGGATGTTGGACATCAAAGTTATGTACATAAAATTCTTACAGGAAGAAGAGATGGTTTTAAAACTTTAAGACAATTTAATGGAATGAGCGGATTCCCTAAAAAATGTGAAAGTAAGTATGATTCATTCCAAACAGGACATAGCAGCACTTCAATTTCAGCAGCATTAGGAATGGCAAGAGCTAGAGATGTTATGGGAAAAGATAATCATGTAGTGGCTGTTATAGGTGATGGAGCATTAACAGGAGGAATGGCATTAGAAGCTTTAAATGATGTTGGCTTTAACAAAACCAAAATGATTGTTATATTAAATGATAATCAAATGTCAATTTCTCATAATGTAGGAGGCTTATCTCTTCACTTAAATAACTTAAGAATGGAACCTAGATATAATAAATTAAAGTCAGATATAAATGAAACTTTAAATACGTCTAATACAGGTAAAAAGTTAGCACATTATATATCAAGATTTAAAGATAGTGTTAAACAATTTATAGTTCCATCTATGTTATTTGAAGATATGGGATTAAAATATATAGGTCCTATAGATGGGCATAATATTAAATTAATGAATGAAGTTATAAAAAAAGCTAAAGAAATAGAAGAACCTGTAATTATTCATGTTATGACTAATAAGGGAAAAGGTTATGATTTAGCAGAACAAAATCCAAACAAATTTCATGGAGTATCACCTTTTGATTTAGAAAGTGGAGAATCATATATTCACAAATCTAAGAATTACTCTAAAGTGTTTGGAGATGCCATGATTAATTTAGCTAAAAAAGATAATAGAATAGTAGCAATAACAGCAGCTATGCCAGATGGAACTGGTCTTAAAGATTTTGCAAAAGAATTTCCAAATAGATTTTTTGATGTTGGAATTGCAGAAGAACATGCAACTACACTAGCAGCAGGTATGGCAACAGAAGGAATAAGACCAGTATTTGCAGTCTATTCAACCTTCTTACAAAGAGCTTTTGACCAAGTGATTCATGATGTTTGTATTCAAGAATTACCAGTAGTGTTTGCAATAGATAGAGCTGGGATAGTAGGAGAAGATGGTGAAACTCACCAAGGAATATTCGATTTATCTTATTTAAGTCAAATTCCTAATATGAATATATTAGCACCAAAACATTTAGATGAAATGGAGATAATGCTTCAGTGGGCAGTTAATAGTAATAAGCCAGTTGCAATTAGATACCCAAGAGGTGGAGATATTGATACTTCTTTAGAGCCGATAAAAGAAGTTAAATATGGTAAATGGGAGAAAATATCTAATGGAGAAAAAATTGCTATAATATCAGTAGGGAAGATGACACAGCATGCAATAAAAGCAAAAGAAATATTACTTAAGTCAGGAATAAATCCATTAATAATTGGAGCAACCTTTATAAAGCCATTAGATACAGAAATGTTGAAGGAGCTTGTTATAAAAGGATATAATATAGTAACAATAGAAGATAATATTATTAAAGGTGGATTTGGTAGCTATGTATTATCAGCTATATATGAGTTAGGTTTTAATAAGAAATTTAAAGCTATAGGATATGAAGATAAATTTATTCCTCATGGAGAAGTAGGATTATTATATAAAGAAGAAAAATTAGATGCAGAAGGAATAGCAGAAACTATTTTAAAACTTTAA
- a CDS encoding polyprenyl synthetase family protein, producing the protein MIINECRKDINEYLSNYFKDKGSYNKVIYKSVSYSLNVGGKRIRPILLLLTYGLYNENYKDVMEMAAALEMIHTYSLIHDDLPCMDNDDLRRGMPTNHKKFGEDIAVLAGDTLLNEAMILMMNYSLKHGERALIASKEIAEAAGPEGMIGGQVVDIINEGKEISKQELEYMHLKKTGELIRVSLVAGAILAEAPKKDIELLNEFGKKLGLAFQIKDDILDLVGDVKKLGKNTKSDENNQKTNFLSIYGLEYCKEKCISLTKECIHLLDSLSVNANIIKELTLELLNREN; encoded by the coding sequence ATGATAATTAATGAGTGTAGGAAAGATATAAATGAATATTTAAGCAATTATTTTAAAGATAAGGGTAGCTATAATAAAGTAATATACAAATCAGTAAGTTATAGTCTAAATGTTGGTGGAAAAAGAATAAGACCAATACTATTATTACTTACTTATGGATTATATAATGAAAATTACAAAGATGTAATGGAAATGGCTGCAGCTTTAGAAATGATTCATACATACTCATTAATACATGATGACTTACCATGTATGGATAATGATGATTTAAGAAGAGGTATGCCAACTAATCATAAAAAGTTTGGAGAGGATATAGCTGTATTGGCGGGAGATACTCTTTTAAACGAAGCAATGATTTTAATGATGAACTATTCTTTAAAACATGGAGAAAGAGCTTTAATAGCATCAAAAGAAATAGCAGAAGCAGCTGGACCTGAAGGAATGATAGGTGGTCAGGTAGTTGATATAATTAACGAAGGAAAAGAAATATCAAAACAAGAATTAGAATATATGCATTTAAAGAAAACAGGCGAATTAATAAGAGTTTCTTTAGTTGCAGGAGCAATTTTAGCAGAAGCACCAAAGAAAGATATAGAGCTTTTAAATGAATTTGGAAAGAAGCTTGGGCTAGCTTTTCAAATAAAAGATGATATATTAGATTTAGTTGGAGATGTAAAGAAATTAGGTAAAAATACAAAAAGTGATGAAAATAATCAAAAGACTAATTTTCTTTCAATATATGGACTAGAATATTGTAAAGAAAAGTGTATCTCTTTAACTAAAGAGTGTATCCACTTATTAGATAGTCTTTCTGTAAATGCAAATATAATAAAAGAATTAACCCTGGAATTATTAAATAGGGAAAATTAA
- the nusB gene encoding transcription antitermination factor NusB: MNRKKSRELAMELLFGMTLSKNTLEETMETFIEDYEMNLNTIDLDYIKEILLKVQENIEVVDSKIEAALTNWKIERISKVNLTILRIAVAEMMFLDDVPSKVAINEAIEVTKRYSDEKSVSFINGVLDKALKTM, translated from the coding sequence ATGAATAGAAAAAAATCAAGAGAATTAGCGATGGAATTACTTTTTGGGATGACATTAAGTAAAAATACTTTAGAAGAAACTATGGAGACATTCATAGAAGACTATGAAATGAATTTAAATACGATAGATTTAGATTACATAAAAGAAATATTATTAAAGGTTCAAGAAAACATAGAAGTAGTAGATTCTAAAATAGAAGCAGCATTAACTAATTGGAAGATAGAAAGAATATCAAAAGTTAATTTAACTATTTTAAGAATAGCTGTAGCAGAAATGATGTTTTTAGATGATGTTCCAAGTAAAGTTGCAATAAATGAAGCAATAGAAGTTACAAAAAGATATTCAGATGAAAAAAGTGTATCATTTATAAATGGTGTATTAGATAAAGCTTTAAAAACTATGTAA